One Desulfonatronovibrio hydrogenovorans DSM 9292 DNA segment encodes these proteins:
- a CDS encoding universal stress protein, translated as MTQIKNIMCAVDFSEMSAKVASYAQLIAKSLDASVKVVYVAPSLSQYVGFHVPPTSIENFVGEIVTGAEKTMDTFIQENFSEINVTGQVLSGYAAEEILNYADTENIDMIIMGTHGRKGIDRVLFGSVAEKIVKSATMPVMTIRPS; from the coding sequence ATGACTCAAATCAAGAACATCATGTGCGCTGTTGATTTTTCCGAGATGAGCGCCAAGGTCGCTTCCTACGCCCAGCTCATTGCTAAATCCCTGGATGCTTCTGTCAAGGTGGTTTACGTGGCACCCAGTCTTTCCCAGTATGTAGGCTTTCACGTTCCCCCCACTTCCATTGAAAATTTTGTGGGAGAAATCGTCACTGGCGCTGAAAAAACAATGGATACCTTTATTCAGGAAAACTTCAGCGAAATCAACGTGACCGGGCAAGTTCTGAGCGGTTATGCAGCTGAGGAAATCCTGAACTATGCCGACACAGAAAATATTGACATGATCATCATGGGGACCCACGGACGCAAGGGAATCGACAGGGTCCTGTTCGGCTCTGTTGCAGAAAAAATCGTCAAATCAGCCACCATGCCGGTCATGACCATAAGGCCCAGTTAG
- a CDS encoding FmdB family zinc ribbon protein translates to MPIFEYYCVKCKELFEELVFNPENEDIVCPVCREREHVKRCVSATTRTRGSGRVDSNFSPGPGCGPGAFS, encoded by the coding sequence ATGCCTATTTTTGAGTACTATTGCGTAAAATGTAAAGAATTATTTGAAGAACTCGTCTTCAATCCTGAGAATGAAGATATTGTCTGTCCGGTCTGCAGAGAAAGGGAGCATGTCAAGCGGTGCGTCTCAGCTACAACCCGGACCAGGGGTTCAGGGAGGGTGGACAGTAATTTTTCGCCAGGTCCGGGCTGTGGGCCTGGGGCTTTTTCCTGA
- the fusA gene encoding elongation factor G — translation MKSSGLAADYLRKIRNIGIIAHIDAGKTTLTERILYYTRKIHRMGEVHEGTATMDFMPEEQERGITIASACTSCLWQDKTVNIIDTPGHVDFTIEVDRALRVLDGVVAVFCAVGGVEPQSETVWRQSAKYHIPKIAFINKMDRPGADFREVLQAMRSRLGAFPLPVHVPLGQGEDFQGILDVVSGSKLVFDQDSSGRDIVVSRPDKAEAPLLDEWRNSLLESLSEIDDQIMEDYLENREIPPEKIRAALRRATLDLKGVPVLSGSALKNIGIQPVMDAVCHYLPSPEDVPQASGVHPQTKDRVSFAPAVKAPLSALVFKVSLETGRKLCFLRLYSGRLEAGQTVFNSTQTLSERLARIFTLHANHKEKVDQAVAGQIVAVAGLKNARTGDTLCLEKDPVLLEKISDYTPVISLALEPKNSQEEEKLIFAVEKLLQEDPTLFFERHKDTDQIILSGMGELHLDVVLQRIKREYGVEFRSGNPQVVYQESITTRARTEAEYARELGEEFHYGFVDLEVEPAPRGQGNRIIMEIDFDQWSQAWTGAVQEGIEDGLQAGELKGYPVTDIVVRVKKMAARDGADSVGFRLASFQALKQALAQAGPVLLEPIMLVEISTPSDFVGECVSLLGSKGSQIENMFDHHGQKIIKSLTPLSHMFGFSTELRSATQGRAGLTMKFDRFDAVGK, via the coding sequence ATGAAGTCTTCGGGCCTGGCTGCTGATTACCTCAGGAAGATCAGGAACATCGGGATCATAGCCCATATCGACGCAGGCAAGACCACCCTGACCGAGCGCATCCTTTACTATACCCGGAAAATTCATCGCATGGGAGAAGTCCATGAAGGAACAGCCACCATGGACTTCATGCCCGAAGAGCAGGAAAGAGGCATCACCATTGCTTCAGCCTGCACCTCATGCCTGTGGCAGGACAAAACCGTAAACATCATTGACACCCCTGGACACGTTGACTTCACCATTGAGGTGGACCGGGCCCTGCGGGTTCTGGATGGTGTTGTGGCTGTTTTCTGCGCTGTAGGCGGGGTTGAACCCCAGAGTGAAACTGTGTGGCGCCAGTCAGCCAAATACCACATTCCCAAAATCGCCTTTATTAACAAGATGGACCGGCCAGGCGCTGACTTCAGAGAAGTTCTGCAGGCCATGCGCAGCAGGCTCGGCGCCTTTCCCCTGCCTGTCCATGTCCCTCTGGGCCAGGGTGAAGACTTTCAGGGAATACTTGACGTTGTTTCGGGCAGTAAGCTTGTCTTTGACCAGGACAGTTCCGGCCGGGACATTGTAGTTTCCCGCCCGGATAAAGCAGAAGCCCCTTTGCTGGATGAATGGAGAAACAGCCTGCTGGAGTCTTTGTCTGAGATAGATGACCAGATCATGGAGGATTACCTGGAGAACAGGGAAATTCCTCCTGAAAAAATAAGGGCCGCTCTTCGCAGGGCCACTTTGGATCTCAAAGGGGTTCCGGTTCTTTCCGGATCAGCGCTGAAAAACATCGGCATTCAGCCGGTCATGGACGCAGTCTGCCATTACCTCCCTTCTCCGGAGGATGTGCCCCAGGCATCAGGTGTCCACCCCCAGACAAAGGACCGGGTTTCCTTTGCACCTGCTGTTAAAGCCCCTTTGTCCGCCCTGGTGTTCAAGGTCAGCCTGGAAACCGGTCGCAAGCTCTGCTTTTTGCGCCTTTATTCAGGCCGGCTGGAAGCCGGTCAGACTGTTTTCAATTCCACCCAGACCTTAAGCGAACGCCTAGCCAGGATATTCACCCTCCACGCCAATCACAAAGAAAAGGTTGATCAGGCTGTGGCCGGACAAATAGTGGCTGTGGCCGGGCTGAAAAACGCCCGCACCGGCGATACCCTCTGCCTGGAAAAAGACCCGGTCCTCCTGGAAAAGATCAGTGATTACACCCCGGTCATTTCCCTGGCCCTGGAACCAAAAAACAGCCAGGAAGAGGAAAAGCTGATTTTTGCTGTAGAAAAGCTCCTCCAGGAAGATCCTACCCTGTTTTTTGAGAGGCACAAGGACACTGACCAGATAATCCTGTCAGGAATGGGCGAACTGCATCTTGATGTGGTCCTGCAGCGGATCAAACGGGAATACGGGGTTGAGTTCAGGTCTGGCAATCCCCAGGTGGTCTATCAGGAAAGCATCACCACCCGGGCCAGGACAGAAGCTGAATATGCCAGGGAACTGGGAGAAGAATTTCATTACGGCTTTGTGGATCTTGAGGTCGAGCCCGCTCCAAGGGGCCAGGGCAACAGAATCATCATGGAAATTGACTTTGATCAATGGTCTCAGGCCTGGACCGGAGCTGTTCAAGAAGGCATTGAGGACGGTCTCCAGGCAGGTGAACTCAAAGGTTATCCAGTCACCGACATTGTGGTCAGGGTCAAGAAAATGGCGGCCAGAGACGGGGCTGACTCTGTTGGATTCAGACTGGCCTCTTTCCAGGCCCTGAAACAGGCCCTGGCTCAGGCCGGGCCTGTCCTGCTGGAGCCCATAATGCTGGTGGAAATATCCACCCCGTCTGACTTTGTCGGGGAATGCGTCAGCCTTCTTGGAAGCAAGGGATCCCAGATTGAAAACATGTTCGACCATCATGGCCAGAAGATCATTAAATCCCTGACTCCCCTGAGCCATATGTTCGGATTTTCCACTGAACTGCGTTCAGCTACTCAGGGCCGGGCCGGTCTGACCATGAAATTCGACCGGTTTGATGCTGTAGGTAAATAG
- a CDS encoding methyl-accepting chemotaxis protein — MRVSIFWKLMGMVAVTVLLLSTAVFFTTNHFVSKGFDQESVKTITNFQGAVAHQLKDLEDFYLKTAYLLAQDIDVASAVDSGATGFLREYAREIMEMTGVEFVTISNTEGVVVARGHSDRSGDSVLGQYNVRQALEDNPVVGIESGTVVRFSLRAGYPVKLFDRIVGVVTLGMDLGSNAFVDSVRERLGVETTIFEGDTRLATTIMSNGQRATGTRMDNPLVIETVLRGSQVFLDRNLILGRMYDTAYWPIKDIQGQTAGMYFIGIDRETIEEAQWATLSSILWMSLLIGAVMLLAGFFFAKSIARPLVRATGFAMDISQGNLGHSLDIRNRDEIGDLAGAMNKVRDSIQGIIRDVGKLSDNVRHGKITYAIAADSYSGAYKDLVEDINGSSESIVNYLDNLPTPAMIVDTNCTILWMNKKALESAESDPVNQNCRTVYSMEGCGTESCATKRCMATNKYEYDESELTVGDKTCYLAYHSVPIQDAQGETVGAFEAQVDLTDIKNAQKKMVEVAQSANEVSDRLSSAAEELSAQVEQSSRGAEEQKERAGETATAMEEMNATVLEVAKNASSAAQDSDQARDKAHKGSEVVTRAVSAINQVHEQAGKMKEDLDSLGRQAEEIGRIMNVIDDIADQTNLLALNAAIEAARAGEAGRGFAVVADEVRKLAEKTMNATKEVGQSITSIQEGTKSNIQGMDRAAQLVEEATALANESGDVLKEIVGLVEAAADQVRSIATATEEQSAASEEVNRSIEDINRISAETSDVMNQSAQAISELAKLANELQGLIERLRQV; from the coding sequence ATGAGGGTTTCAATATTCTGGAAGCTGATGGGCATGGTGGCGGTGACTGTCCTGCTTTTGAGCACAGCAGTCTTTTTTACCACCAATCACTTTGTATCCAAAGGTTTTGATCAGGAATCAGTCAAGACCATAACCAATTTTCAGGGTGCTGTTGCCCATCAGCTGAAAGACCTTGAAGACTTTTATCTGAAGACGGCCTACCTCCTGGCCCAGGATATTGATGTAGCCTCAGCCGTGGATTCCGGTGCCACCGGATTTCTGCGCGAATATGCCAGGGAGATCATGGAGATGACCGGGGTGGAATTCGTGACCATATCCAATACTGAAGGGGTGGTGGTGGCCAGGGGGCATTCAGACCGCTCCGGTGACAGTGTACTTGGTCAGTATAATGTCCGCCAGGCCCTGGAAGATAATCCAGTGGTGGGCATTGAGTCCGGTACAGTGGTCCGGTTTTCCCTTAGGGCCGGATACCCGGTCAAGCTTTTTGACCGGATAGTCGGGGTAGTCACTCTGGGTATGGACCTTGGCTCCAATGCCTTTGTGGACTCGGTCCGGGAAAGGCTGGGGGTGGAGACAACCATTTTTGAAGGTGACACCAGGCTGGCCACCACCATCATGAGCAACGGACAGAGGGCCACTGGGACCAGAATGGATAATCCCCTGGTCATTGAAACCGTTCTCAGGGGCTCTCAGGTTTTTCTGGACCGGAATCTGATTCTGGGCAGGATGTACGATACAGCCTACTGGCCCATCAAGGACATCCAGGGACAGACTGCAGGCATGTATTTCATCGGCATTGACCGGGAGACCATTGAAGAAGCCCAGTGGGCCACCCTTTCTTCCATCCTGTGGATGAGCCTGCTCATCGGAGCGGTCATGCTGCTGGCCGGTTTTTTCTTTGCAAAGAGCATTGCCAGACCCCTGGTCCGGGCCACTGGTTTTGCCATGGATATTTCCCAGGGCAATCTTGGACACTCCCTGGACATCAGGAACAGGGATGAAATAGGTGATCTGGCCGGGGCCATGAACAAGGTCCGGGACAGCATCCAGGGAATCATCAGGGATGTTGGGAAGCTCTCGGACAATGTCCGGCATGGGAAAATTACATATGCCATTGCTGCTGACAGCTATTCCGGGGCTTATAAGGACCTGGTGGAGGACATAAACGGATCTTCAGAATCCATTGTCAATTATCTGGACAACCTGCCCACTCCGGCCATGATTGTGGATACGAACTGTACCATTCTCTGGATGAATAAAAAGGCCCTTGAATCCGCTGAATCTGACCCGGTCAACCAGAACTGCCGGACGGTTTACAGTATGGAGGGGTGCGGAACTGAAAGCTGTGCCACCAAAAGGTGCATGGCCACCAACAAATATGAATACGATGAATCAGAACTGACCGTGGGGGACAAAACCTGTTATCTTGCTTATCACAGTGTGCCTATCCAGGATGCCCAGGGAGAGACTGTTGGAGCCTTTGAAGCCCAGGTGGATCTGACTGACATCAAGAATGCCCAGAAAAAGATGGTCGAGGTGGCCCAGAGTGCCAACGAGGTTTCTGATCGCCTGTCCTCTGCTGCAGAAGAGCTTTCCGCTCAGGTGGAACAATCCAGCCGCGGAGCTGAAGAGCAGAAGGAAAGGGCCGGAGAAACTGCCACTGCCATGGAGGAGATGAACGCAACTGTTCTGGAGGTGGCCAAGAATGCTTCCAGTGCAGCCCAGGATTCAGACCAGGCCAGAGATAAGGCCCATAAGGGATCAGAAGTGGTGACCAGGGCTGTTTCAGCCATTAACCAGGTCCATGAGCAGGCCGGCAAGATGAAGGAGGATCTGGATTCCCTGGGCAGACAGGCTGAAGAAATAGGCAGGATTATGAATGTCATTGATGATATTGCCGACCAGACTAATCTCCTGGCCTTGAACGCGGCCATTGAAGCAGCCAGGGCTGGTGAGGCCGGGCGGGGCTTTGCCGTGGTGGCAGATGAGGTCAGAAAACTGGCTGAAAAGACCATGAATGCCACCAAGGAGGTGGGTCAGTCCATTACCAGTATTCAGGAAGGGACCAAATCCAATATCCAGGGCATGGACAGAGCTGCCCAGCTGGTGGAAGAGGCCACTGCCCTGGCCAATGAGTCCGGTGACGTTCTCAAGGAGATCGTGGGCCTGGTGGAAGCAGCAGCAGATCAGGTCCGGTCCATTGCCACAGCTACTGAAGAGCAGTCAGCAGCCAGTGAAGAGGTCAACAGGAGTATTGAGGACATCAACAGGATTTCAGCAGAAACCAGCGATGTCATGAATCAGTCAGCCCAGGCCATCAGCGAGCTGGCCAAGCTGGCCAATGAACTGCAGGGGTTGATTGAAAGGCTGAGACAGGTGTAA
- a CDS encoding intermembrane phospholipid transport protein YdbH family protein, translating into MNKDDSDKTGIKARPGRLFRAARLTLLLGLAGLVLLLLAGPAALEQVLTRQLRQAGLEDPGLKVLAVNHKGLHLGRVSFTQPRLDIDHVSVSYSLGSLVRGRVDEIFISGFNLHLGLTGNGLDPGFPEQGPSSGSGLVLPFSRAQINSSFLTLTFQGRKLAIPFSARADVQEKELKFRADPKLPGVPVIIFGQSNLENLATEVGVRAFSSTTAPLSGNISDETSIPVSSLLEAGLSLDWELDSQGKGRGRVEIKARSSGFKAGLADTRLELDQGYFSVGAYLDEALFFEELQAELNLSRLSFNEFFLEDVSLSLNDVGAALVLSMEAARPVQGVFRLQVAQPTVNDFFFKGHDYQAEFGWSAWAESPWEALRGFMPMELLAEKPLTLQGKGSGRAHVTGQDWFVEVGVHESELGPIDVAAPDFFLGLDQFFLAWSGNLLAGPDEVKIRTDPKTRLKIQNILYESPQTRLSLQGLEFRPDFELNLAGNGDLKISGSGKSTGRFEARLNEARITGEAFKAEADLQFASQQNMKGLVRLMTDLSLVDIPESSLRIRDISLDIPAGFGLDTPGPGSFSTGSLIWQDLTWSGLKGQAAVQDNLVRINGSWPFLKNAELDFTSELDIDSGQAVSGRLAARTGWFELPEKDFLVRISPAFESFDVQGSMMAGLDLTLKGAALDPDLKVEFRDLNLIYPDMDLELTGIKGRIGLDSFSPLTSPGNQRIDVAKLKIGKIELVNGFATFRLDSADRLFLERTRWNFPEGGFVAAHASRFDLGDMSADFEFFFEDIDLLQLVSRLSQEKIVGSGLVYGRVPVIFEGGRVILEDGYLYSVPGTGRLGIRDEEWLEVLLLYVREAMRGHPYLSTVSQRLEQALRDFEYNFLAVNLTRGMLDTSARIELRGRGVEGDPPQEVGGLVINVNDLGEIINRVLHFQISKEESIERALEGLFDF; encoded by the coding sequence TTGAACAAAGACGATTCAGACAAAACAGGGATCAAAGCAAGGCCGGGCCGGCTGTTCAGGGCTGCCCGGCTGACCCTTCTTTTGGGGTTGGCCGGCCTTGTGCTCCTGCTCCTGGCAGGACCGGCTGCTCTTGAACAGGTCTTAACCCGGCAATTGCGTCAGGCCGGTCTGGAAGACCCCGGGCTGAAGGTGCTGGCAGTCAATCATAAAGGCCTTCATCTTGGCCGGGTATCCTTTACCCAGCCCAGACTGGACATTGATCACGTTTCTGTGTCCTATTCACTGGGGAGTCTGGTCAGGGGGCGAGTAGATGAAATTTTTATCAGCGGTTTTAATCTCCATCTAGGTCTGACAGGTAATGGCCTTGATCCTGGCTTCCCGGAACAAGGTCCTTCTTCAGGGTCCGGCCTGGTCCTTCCATTCAGCCGGGCTCAAATCAATTCTTCATTCCTGACTTTAACATTCCAGGGCAGAAAGCTTGCAATCCCTTTTTCAGCCCGGGCTGATGTCCAGGAGAAAGAGCTGAAGTTCCGGGCAGACCCTAAACTTCCTGGAGTGCCGGTCATTATTTTCGGGCAAAGCAACCTGGAAAACCTGGCTACGGAAGTAGGAGTCAGGGCCTTTTCCAGCACCACAGCTCCTTTGTCTGGAAATATTTCTGATGAGACTTCAATCCCGGTCAGCAGTCTGCTGGAGGCCGGACTAAGTCTGGACTGGGAATTGGACTCCCAGGGCAAAGGCAGAGGCAGAGTGGAGATCAAGGCCAGGTCTTCGGGGTTCAAAGCTGGTCTGGCAGACACCCGCCTGGAGCTGGACCAGGGATATTTTTCAGTTGGAGCGTATCTGGATGAAGCTCTTTTTTTTGAAGAGCTGCAGGCAGAGTTGAATCTGTCCAGACTGAGTTTTAATGAATTTTTTCTGGAAGATGTATCTTTAAGCCTGAATGATGTGGGCGCAGCCCTGGTTCTGTCCATGGAGGCAGCCAGACCTGTCCAGGGGGTTTTCAGGCTTCAGGTCGCCCAGCCCACTGTAAATGATTTTTTTTTCAAAGGTCATGACTACCAGGCTGAATTTGGGTGGAGTGCCTGGGCTGAATCCCCTTGGGAAGCTTTAAGGGGATTCATGCCAATGGAGCTGCTGGCGGAAAAGCCCTTGACATTGCAGGGTAAAGGTTCTGGTCGGGCCCATGTCACTGGTCAGGACTGGTTTGTGGAGGTGGGTGTCCATGAATCAGAGCTGGGGCCAATTGATGTTGCTGCACCGGATTTTTTTCTGGGGCTGGACCAGTTTTTTCTTGCCTGGTCAGGAAACCTGCTGGCCGGACCTGATGAGGTTAAAATTCGTACTGACCCCAAAACCAGGCTTAAAATTCAGAATATTCTTTATGAATCACCACAAACCAGGCTCAGCCTCCAGGGCCTTGAATTCCGTCCGGATTTTGAGTTGAATCTGGCTGGTAATGGTGACCTGAAAATATCCGGATCAGGCAAAAGTACCGGCAGATTTGAAGCCAGACTCAATGAAGCCAGGATCACGGGTGAGGCTTTTAAGGCTGAAGCAGACCTTCAATTTGCTTCTCAGCAGAATATGAAGGGCCTGGTCAGGCTCATGACCGATCTGAGCCTGGTGGATATCCCGGAGTCCAGCCTCAGAATCAGGGACATCAGCCTGGATATTCCGGCAGGGTTTGGCCTTGATACTCCGGGGCCAGGCAGTTTTTCCACCGGCTCGCTGATCTGGCAGGATCTGACCTGGTCTGGTCTGAAGGGACAGGCTGCTGTGCAGGACAACCTGGTCCGGATTAACGGATCATGGCCGTTTCTAAAGAATGCTGAACTGGACTTCACTTCAGAGCTGGATATTGATTCTGGCCAGGCAGTTTCCGGACGTTTGGCAGCCCGCACCGGATGGTTTGAGCTGCCGGAAAAGGATTTTCTGGTCCGGATCTCCCCGGCTTTTGAGTCTTTTGATGTTCAAGGGTCCATGATGGCCGGCCTTGATCTGACCTTAAAAGGGGCTGCTCTGGATCCGGATTTGAAAGTTGAATTCAGAGACCTGAACTTGATCTATCCGGACATGGATCTGGAACTAACCGGAATCAAAGGCAGAATAGGGCTTGACAGTTTTTCCCCCTTGACCAGCCCAGGGAATCAGCGCATAGATGTTGCTAAGCTTAAGATAGGCAAGATCGAACTGGTTAACGGATTTGCAACCTTCAGACTGGACTCTGCGGATCGACTTTTCCTGGAAAGAACCAGGTGGAACTTTCCAGAAGGGGGCTTTGTTGCGGCCCACGCTTCCAGGTTCGACCTGGGGGATATGAGTGCGGATTTTGAGTTTTTCTTTGAAGACATTGATTTATTGCAGCTGGTGTCCAGGCTGAGCCAGGAAAAAATTGTCGGCAGCGGCCTGGTTTATGGCCGGGTCCCTGTCATATTTGAAGGGGGCCGGGTGATCTTGGAAGATGGATATCTATATTCAGTTCCAGGAACAGGTCGGCTTGGGATCAGGGATGAGGAATGGCTGGAAGTGCTGCTTCTGTATGTACGGGAGGCTATGAGGGGTCATCCCTATCTGAGCACAGTTTCTCAGCGCCTGGAGCAGGCCCTCAGGGATTTTGAATATAACTTCCTGGCCGTGAACCTGACCCGGGGAATGCTGGATACTTCAGCCAGGATAGAGCTCCGGGGCAGGGGGGTTGAGGGCGATCCCCCCCAGGAAGTGGGCGGTCTGGTCATAAATGTCAATGACCTGGGGGAGATCATCAATCGGGTCCTGCATTTCCAGATTTCCAAAGAAGAGTCCATTGAACGGGCCCTGGAAGGGCTGTTTGACTTTTGA